A stretch of Desulfonatronovibrio magnus DNA encodes these proteins:
- a CDS encoding AAA family ATPase: MKDKISDPGTASKMREGLENFYSVIKAQDANIRFAILAGVSKFSQATIFSGLNNLRDITLSPQYATICGYTESEMTEVFAEHLEGKNLEDIRKWYNDYSWLGECVYNPFSILNYLQEGEFSNYWFESGTPEFLLKLFLARKYLAPNLENTVATARLLGSFDVDSIELETMMFQTGYLTIQERQQFGNMIAYRLDYPNLELRMSFADSFSAFLVSHRDVYEKCKKDLYQALSAVRVDDVKKVFRALFAAIPHEWYRKNKLNEYEGYYASIFYCSFTALGLDVTAEDTTNHGRIDMTVRHENRVFIFEFKVLDLDKTPGTATGKCRVWTEYPWLARLNSCPLNTSPVCLWLLPTAMN, from the coding sequence TTGAAAGACAAAATTTCTGACCCAGGAACAGCCTCTAAAATGAGGGAAGGCCTGGAAAATTTCTATTCGGTGATCAAAGCACAGGATGCTAATATCAGGTTCGCCATTCTCGCCGGGGTTTCCAAGTTTTCCCAGGCCACCATTTTTTCCGGGCTCAACAATCTGAGAGATATTACCTTAAGTCCACAATACGCAACCATTTGCGGCTATACGGAATCCGAGATGACCGAGGTGTTTGCCGAACACTTAGAAGGAAAAAACCTGGAAGATATCCGTAAATGGTACAACGACTATTCCTGGCTTGGAGAGTGCGTTTACAACCCTTTCAGTATTCTTAATTATCTGCAGGAAGGTGAGTTCAGCAACTACTGGTTTGAGAGCGGTACACCAGAATTTCTGCTCAAGCTGTTTCTTGCCCGCAAGTACCTGGCCCCCAACCTGGAAAACACCGTGGCCACGGCACGTCTGCTGGGCAGTTTTGATGTGGACAGCATCGAGCTCGAGACCATGATGTTCCAGACCGGGTATCTGACCATTCAGGAACGTCAGCAGTTCGGCAATATGATCGCATACCGGCTGGATTATCCTAATTTGGAATTGCGCATGAGTTTTGCGGACAGTTTCTCTGCGTTTCTGGTTTCACATCGGGATGTTTATGAAAAATGCAAAAAAGATCTGTATCAGGCTCTGTCAGCCGTCCGGGTCGATGATGTCAAAAAGGTCTTTCGCGCCCTGTTTGCCGCCATTCCCCACGAATGGTACCGCAAAAACAAGCTGAACGAATACGAAGGGTATTACGCCTCTATTTTCTATTGCTCCTTCACAGCTCTGGGCTTAGATGTCACGGCCGAGGATACCACAAATCACGGCCGGATTGATATGACTGTGCGCCATGAAAACCGGGTCTTCATCTTTGAATTCAAGGTGTTGGACCTCGACAAAACTCCGGGCACGGCGACTGGAAAATGCCGGGTATGGACGGAATATCCATGGCTCGCGAGATTAAACAGCTGCCCATTAAACACCAGCCCGGTCTGCTTATGGCTACTGCCTACAGCGATGAACTGA
- the tsoR gene encoding ArsR/SmtB-type metalloregulator TsoR codes for MSQDEPDKMKAGRYFNAAQLAKSLADKNRLRILECLGNEKQSVSALVEKLDLSQPLVSHHLRELKRTCLVQVERKGPFVYYQLADPKILDLVKTLNSMSDTLLKSRMYFF; via the coding sequence TTGTCCCAGGATGAACCAGACAAAATGAAAGCAGGCAGATACTTTAATGCGGCCCAGCTTGCCAAGTCTTTGGCAGACAAAAACCGGCTGCGCATCCTGGAATGCTTAGGAAATGAAAAGCAGTCTGTCAGCGCCCTGGTTGAAAAGCTTGATCTTTCACAACCTCTGGTATCGCATCATTTGCGGGAGCTTAAAAGGACCTGCCTTGTTCAGGTTGAAAGAAAAGGGCCGTTTGTCTATTATCAATTAGCAGACCCAAAGATTCTTGACCTTGTTAAAACCCTGAACAGCATGTCGGACACTCTCTTAAAATCAAGAATGTATTTTTTCTAA